The Uruburuella testudinis genome window below encodes:
- a CDS encoding PPK2 family polyphosphate kinase has product MSFTRKYRADSQAFDLSRHNPADKSDVPDSKAERRAATETLSIELDRLQDILYGQNKHRLLIILQGMDTSGKDGTIRAVFRAADPLGMRVQAFKAPSEDEKARDYLWRIHQVVPKNGEIVIFNRSHYEDVLVPQVRGWIDEAEFKRRLRHINNFERMLAETGTTIVKIYLNISKEAQRERLQERIDRPEKNWKFNPGDIEDRKLWGSFMQTYQTVIAATDSDHAPWYIVPADSKSSRNVIIVNILLEHLKKLDLAYPEADTSGWPETVE; this is encoded by the coding sequence ATGTCGTTTACCCGCAAATACCGTGCCGACAGCCAAGCTTTCGATTTGAGCCGCCACAACCCGGCCGACAAATCCGACGTGCCCGACAGCAAAGCCGAACGCCGTGCCGCAACCGAAACCTTAAGCATCGAGCTTGACCGTCTGCAAGACATCCTCTACGGCCAAAACAAACACCGGCTGCTGATTATTCTGCAAGGCATGGATACCTCCGGCAAAGACGGCACCATCCGCGCCGTGTTCCGTGCCGCCGACCCGCTGGGCATGCGCGTGCAGGCATTCAAAGCCCCAAGCGAAGACGAAAAAGCGCGCGATTATTTATGGCGTATCCATCAAGTGGTGCCGAAAAACGGCGAAATCGTGATTTTCAACCGCAGCCATTATGAAGACGTATTGGTGCCGCAGGTGCGCGGCTGGATTGATGAAGCCGAATTTAAACGCCGCCTGCGCCACATCAACAATTTCGAACGCATGCTGGCCGAAACCGGCACCACCATTGTCAAAATCTACCTCAATATTTCCAAAGAAGCGCAGCGCGAAAGGCTGCAAGAGCGCATCGACCGCCCTGAGAAAAACTGGAAATTCAACCCCGGCGATATCGAAGACCGCAAACTTTGGGGCAGCTTTATGCAAACCTACCAAACCGTGATAGCCGCCACCGACAGCGACCACGCCCCCTGGTATATCGTGCCTGCCGATTCCAAATCATCGCGCAACGTGATTATCGTGAACATTCTGCTCGAACATTTGAAAAAACTCGATTTGGCCTATCCCGAAGCCGATACTTCCGGCTGGCCGGAAACGGTGGAATAA
- a CDS encoding MFS transporter yields the protein MNTNKVSKRVLLASLIGSSIEWFDYFLYGTVAALVFNQLFFPAEDPAVGTMLAFASFALSFFIRPFGGIIFSHIGDKIGRKKTLVLTLSLMGGATVLMGLLPTYQAIGIAAPILMVALRLVQGLGIGGEWGGAMLLAVEYAPKERRGFFGSVPQMGVTIGMLLATLALTVMSMLPDDVFLSWGWRVPFVLSAVLVFIGLWIRKGIDETPSFKKNQQSGNVVAVPLFETFKHHKREVLIAVGAKFVETAPFYIMSTFIVYYATKELDFSRTQALNAVTVATIVTTVLIPVMGALSDKIGRKTVYIGGVLMMMAYAFPYFWLLQTRSFGMLILATVIGLGVIWAPTTAVLGTMFSEIFKSNVRYTGITLGYQIGAAIAGGTAPLVATFLLTRFDHSYVPIACYIIFTGLVSLAAIAAVRERSGLQLDE from the coding sequence ATGAATACAAATAAAGTATCGAAGCGGGTGTTGCTGGCCAGCCTGATCGGCAGCTCGATCGAGTGGTTTGATTATTTTCTTTACGGCACGGTGGCGGCATTGGTGTTTAATCAATTGTTTTTTCCTGCCGAAGATCCGGCTGTGGGCACCATGCTGGCATTCGCTTCTTTTGCCCTGTCTTTTTTCATACGGCCTTTCGGCGGCATTATTTTCAGCCATATCGGCGATAAAATCGGCCGCAAGAAAACGTTGGTGCTCACCTTAAGCCTGATGGGCGGTGCCACAGTATTGATGGGCCTGTTGCCCACGTATCAGGCCATCGGCATTGCTGCGCCGATTCTGATGGTGGCGCTGCGGCTGGTGCAAGGTCTGGGCATCGGCGGCGAATGGGGCGGTGCGATGCTGTTGGCGGTGGAATATGCGCCGAAAGAGCGGCGCGGCTTTTTCGGCAGCGTGCCGCAAATGGGCGTGACCATCGGCATGCTGTTGGCCACCTTGGCGCTGACGGTGATGAGCATGTTGCCGGATGATGTGTTTTTATCGTGGGGCTGGCGGGTGCCGTTTGTGTTGAGCGCGGTTTTGGTGTTTATCGGTTTGTGGATACGTAAAGGCATTGATGAAACGCCGTCGTTTAAGAAAAACCAGCAAAGCGGCAATGTGGTGGCGGTGCCTTTGTTTGAAACATTCAAACACCACAAGCGCGAGGTATTGATTGCGGTGGGGGCGAAATTTGTAGAAACCGCGCCGTTTTATATTATGTCGACTTTTATCGTGTATTACGCCACCAAAGAGCTGGATTTCAGCCGCACACAGGCGCTGAATGCGGTAACGGTGGCGACGATTGTGACCACGGTGTTGATTCCGGTGATGGGTGCGCTTTCCGATAAAATCGGCCGCAAAACCGTGTATATCGGCGGGGTGCTGATGATGATGGCTTATGCGTTTCCTTATTTCTGGTTGCTGCAAACCCGCTCGTTCGGCATGCTGATTTTGGCCACGGTTATCGGCTTGGGTGTGATTTGGGCGCCGACCACAGCGGTGTTGGGCACAATGTTTTCTGAGATTTTCAAAAGCAATGTGCGCTACACCGGCATCACGTTGGGCTATCAGATCGGTGCGGCCATTGCCGGCGGCACAGCGCCTTTGGTGGCCACGTTTCTGCTGACCCGTTTTGATCATTCTTATGTGCCGATTGCCTGCTATATCATCTTTACCGGGCTGGTGTCGCTGGCGGCCATTGCTGCGGTGCGCGAGCGCTCGGGCTTGCAGTTGGACGAATAA
- a CDS encoding aromatic acid/H+ symport family MFS transporter, with the protein MNRIQVDEVIDRAKVSPFHWRILFWCTLIIVFDGYDLVIYGVVLPILMQQWQLDPVTAGALGSTALFGMMVGAMLLGTLADRFGRKKMIVLCVILFSGFTALNGLAQTPLQFGIMRFIAGLGIGGVMPNVVALMSEYAPRRIRSTLVAVMFSGYAIGGMMSASLGIWIVPQFGWQVMFYLAVIPLLLLPVIWSQLPDSVAFLVQQGKTDTARRVLRSLSGQAIADDAVLTVHQPQKTEQSLGALFSHNRALSTLMFFQAFFMCLLMVYGLGSWLPKLMSMAGYGFSSSLMFLLFLNIGGIIGAIGGGWLSDRFHPRPVLMLFFTLAAVSLALLGFKNHVAVLYLLVTVAGATTIGSQILLYAYVAQFYPTAIRSTALGWSSGVGRIGAILGPVLGGALLAMQLSHQMNFLAFVIPGALAVIAIMLTAGRKEAV; encoded by the coding sequence ATGAACCGCATTCAAGTAGACGAGGTTATCGATCGGGCGAAGGTTTCGCCGTTTCATTGGCGGATATTGTTTTGGTGTACGCTGATTATTGTTTTCGATGGCTATGATTTGGTGATTTATGGTGTGGTATTGCCGATTTTGATGCAGCAATGGCAGTTGGATCCGGTCACCGCGGGGGCATTGGGCAGCACGGCCTTGTTCGGCATGATGGTGGGGGCTATGCTGTTGGGCACGTTGGCCGACCGCTTCGGGCGCAAGAAGATGATTGTGCTGTGTGTGATTCTGTTCAGCGGCTTTACCGCCCTCAATGGTTTGGCGCAAACGCCGCTGCAATTCGGCATCATGCGCTTTATTGCCGGCTTGGGCATCGGCGGAGTGATGCCGAATGTGGTGGCGCTGATGAGCGAATATGCGCCCCGCCGCATCCGCAGCACGCTGGTGGCGGTGATGTTCAGCGGCTATGCCATCGGCGGCATGATGTCGGCTTCGCTGGGCATTTGGATTGTGCCGCAATTCGGCTGGCAGGTGATGTTTTATCTGGCGGTTATCCCGTTGTTGCTGCTGCCGGTGATTTGGTCGCAATTGCCTGATTCTGTAGCCTTTTTGGTGCAACAGGGCAAAACCGATACCGCGCGCCGGGTGTTGCGCTCGCTCAGCGGCCAAGCGATTGCCGATGATGCGGTGTTAACAGTGCATCAGCCGCAAAAAACCGAGCAATCGTTGGGCGCTTTATTCAGCCACAACCGTGCGTTGAGTACTTTAATGTTTTTTCAGGCTTTTTTTATGTGCCTGCTGATGGTATACGGTTTGGGGTCGTGGCTGCCGAAGCTGATGAGCATGGCGGGCTACGGCTTCAGCTCCAGCCTGATGTTTCTGCTGTTTTTGAATATCGGCGGCATTATCGGCGCCATCGGCGGCGGTTGGCTTTCCGACCGTTTCCACCCGCGCCCGGTGTTGATGCTGTTTTTTACGCTGGCTGCGGTTTCGCTGGCGCTGCTCGGTTTTAAAAACCATGTGGCGGTATTGTATCTACTGGTCACGGTGGCCGGGGCAACCACCATCGGTTCGCAAATTCTGCTCTATGCTTATGTGGCGCAGTTTTACCCTACAGCCATCCGCTCGACTGCATTGGGCTGGTCTTCGGGCGTGGGGCGTATCGGCGCAATTTTGGGGCCGGTGTTGGGCGGCGCACTGTTGGCGATGCAGCTTTCCCATCAGATGAATTTTCTGGCCTTTGTGATTCCGGGTGCGCTGGCTGTTATCGCCATTATGCTGACGGCCGGACGTAAAGAGGCCGTCTGA
- a CDS encoding helix-turn-helix domain-containing protein: MMNTNHSGPAAENNSLFLAAQVHYLRKKADLTLQQLSQKSGISVSTLSKIEKGQLSPTYEKIVALARGLNVPIAALFHEESNNTPNGRLAVTRAGTARIHSTRQYDYQALCADLSNKRFVPLLTTIKARSIREFPALLQHEGEEFIYVLEGRVTVHTDFYQPIILESGDACYFDSTMGHACVAGENDARVLWVSSHLAQNPPAADGN; the protein is encoded by the coding sequence ATGATGAATACAAACCATAGCGGCCCTGCCGCCGAAAACAACAGCCTTTTTTTAGCCGCCCAAGTGCATTATCTGCGCAAAAAAGCAGATTTGACCTTGCAGCAATTAAGCCAAAAAAGCGGCATTTCCGTTTCGACCCTGTCTAAAATCGAAAAAGGGCAGTTATCGCCCACCTACGAAAAAATCGTGGCGCTTGCCCGCGGCTTAAACGTGCCCATCGCTGCCCTTTTCCATGAAGAAAGCAACAACACCCCCAACGGCCGCCTGGCCGTTACCCGCGCCGGCACCGCCAGAATACACAGCACCCGGCAATACGATTATCAGGCACTGTGCGCCGATTTGAGCAACAAGCGTTTTGTGCCGCTGCTGACCACCATCAAAGCCCGCAGTATCCGCGAATTCCCCGCACTGCTGCAACACGAAGGCGAAGAGTTTATTTATGTTTTGGAAGGCCGGGTTACCGTACACACCGATTTCTACCAGCCCATCATCCTTGAAAGCGGCGATGCCTGCTATTTCGACAGCACCATGGGGCATGCCTGCGTGGCCGGGGAAAACGATGCCCGGGTGTTGTGGGTGTCGTCTCACTTGGCGCAAAACCCGCCCGCCGCCGACGGCAATTAA
- a CDS encoding ornithine cyclodeaminase family protein: protein MKIFDYQATGERLPYPALIESIRQIFIAGCVVPRRHIHAVDGDDAAATLLIMPAWQKNKFMGIKHVTIYPDNGKRHGLPGLHSTYTLFDAQNGVPVAVMDGNQITCRRTAAASALAAKYLAREDARNLLIVGAGNVAREIAPAYAAVRNIGKVRIWNIDADKAHRLAGDLKQQGFDAEAVTDLEAAVRDSDIVSCATLSTAPLVLREWVQKGTHIDLIGSFKPDMRESDDAMFAGTSVFVDTDEALDKAGDLLSPMAAGEFAREQVLSDLEGLCQGRHPGRTAADEITVYKAVGAASEDLAAAVLVYQG, encoded by the coding sequence ATGAAAATTTTTGATTACCAGGCCACCGGCGAGCGCCTGCCTTATCCGGCTTTAATTGAATCGATACGGCAGATTTTTATTGCAGGCTGCGTGGTGCCGCGCCGCCATATTCATGCCGTTGACGGCGATGATGCGGCCGCAACGCTGCTGATTATGCCGGCCTGGCAGAAAAATAAATTTATGGGCATCAAGCATGTCACCATTTATCCCGATAACGGCAAAAGACACGGCCTGCCCGGGCTGCATTCAACTTATACCTTGTTTGATGCGCAAAACGGTGTGCCGGTGGCGGTGATGGACGGCAATCAGATTACCTGTCGCCGCACCGCCGCCGCTTCAGCGCTTGCCGCCAAATATTTGGCGCGTGAAGATGCCCGCAATCTGCTGATTGTGGGGGCGGGCAATGTGGCGCGCGAAATCGCCCCTGCTTATGCGGCGGTTCGGAATATCGGCAAAGTGCGTATTTGGAATATCGATGCGGATAAAGCACACCGTCTGGCCGGTGATTTGAAACAGCAGGGCTTTGATGCCGAGGCGGTAACAGATTTGGAAGCGGCGGTGCGCGACAGCGATATCGTGAGCTGCGCCACGCTCTCCACCGCGCCGCTGGTGTTGCGCGAATGGGTGCAAAAAGGCACGCATATCGACTTAATCGGCAGTTTCAAACCGGATATGCGCGAATCGGATGATGCGATGTTTGCCGGCACATCGGTGTTTGTCGATACCGATGAGGCACTGGATAAAGCCGGAGATTTATTGTCGCCGATGGCAGCGGGGGAGTTTGCCCGCGAGCAGGTGTTGTCTGATTTGGAAGGTTTGTGCCAAGGCCGGCACCCGGGGCGGACGGCGGCCGATGAAATCACGGTTTATAAGGCTGTGGGCGCCGCTTCGGAAGATTTGGCGGCTGCGGTGTTGGTTTATCAGGGCTAG
- a CDS encoding LysR family transcriptional regulator, translating to MELRHLRYFVAVAEQQSFTRAAEKLFIAQPPLSRQIQQLEEELGVQLFERGSRPLKLTEAGQFFYGHAQQLLAKAADLKSMTQRISHVEQNLVAGFVASTLYGMLPRIIYSWRQQYPDIPITLHEMSTTEQISALKEGRIDVGFGRLRIEDSLVRRIILRTEKLVVALPPGHRLAGSVEALNLADVVDEPLIIFPNKPRPSFADQVLSIFADRSLKPERIIEVRELQIALGLVAAGEGISIVPNSLYGMLRNDIHFMPLNDPNAVSPIIMSMRQHDHSENLHKLLEIIYSLYDKAGIAYTRENV from the coding sequence ATGGAGCTTCGACACCTGCGCTATTTTGTGGCCGTGGCCGAACAGCAGAGTTTTACCCGCGCCGCCGAAAAATTATTTATCGCCCAGCCGCCGCTGAGCCGCCAAATCCAACAGTTGGAAGAAGAGTTGGGGGTGCAGTTGTTTGAACGCGGCTCTCGCCCGCTCAAGCTGACCGAAGCCGGGCAGTTTTTCTACGGCCATGCCCAACAGCTGCTGGCCAAAGCGGCGGATTTGAAATCGATGACGCAGCGCATCAGCCACGTTGAGCAGAATCTGGTGGCCGGTTTTGTGGCATCGACACTCTACGGCATGCTGCCGCGCATCATCTACAGCTGGCGGCAGCAATACCCCGACATACCGATTACGCTGCATGAAATGAGCACCACCGAGCAAATCAGCGCGTTGAAAGAGGGCCGGATCGATGTGGGTTTCGGCCGCTTGAGAATAGAAGATTCGCTGGTGCGGCGCATTATTTTGCGCACAGAAAAGCTGGTGGTGGCGCTGCCGCCGGGGCACAGGCTTGCGGGCAGCGTTGAAGCGCTGAATCTGGCCGATGTGGTTGACGAACCGCTGATTATTTTTCCCAACAAACCGCGCCCGAGCTTTGCCGACCAAGTATTGAGCATTTTTGCCGACCGCTCGCTGAAGCCGGAGCGGATTATCGAAGTGCGCGAATTGCAGATTGCCTTGGGGCTGGTGGCAGCGGGCGAGGGCATCAGCATTGTGCCCAACAGCCTTTACGGCATGTTGCGCAACGATATTCATTTTATGCCGCTGAATGACCCCAACGCCGTATCGCCCATCATCATGAGCATGCGCCAGCACGACCATTCGGAAAACCTGCACAAATTATTGGAAATTATTTATTCGCTGTATGACAAGGCCGGTATCGCTTATACGCGTGAGAACGTGTGA
- a CDS encoding acetate kinase — MSNKLILVLNCGSSSLKGAVLDNDSGEVLLSCLAEKLNLPDAFITFKANGEKHTTSLAEHPDHTGAVEALMVELRAHGLDSKIGAIGHRVVSGGELYSESIVVDDDVIAGIEKCIPLAPLHNPAHLLGLRAAIDIFKGLPNVVVFDTAFHQTMPEHAYTYAVPHELYTKYGLRRYGAHGTSYRFVADETARFLGEDKQSLRMVIAHLGNGASIAAVSEGKCQDTSMGLTPLEGLVMGTRSGDIDPSVFSFLAQNANMNITQITDMLNKKSGLLGISGLSNDCRTIEEEAGKGHKGAQLALEIFAYRLAKYVASMSVASGGIDALVFTGGIGENSNLIRSKVIGYLGFLGLTEDAKANEDARFGNAGVITTAESKVKAVVIPTNEELMIAHDTARLTGL, encoded by the coding sequence ATGTCAAACAAACTGATTCTGGTATTAAACTGCGGCAGCTCTTCGCTCAAAGGCGCCGTTTTGGATAACGACAGCGGCGAAGTGCTGCTGAGCTGCCTGGCCGAAAAACTCAACCTGCCCGATGCCTTCATCACCTTCAAAGCCAACGGCGAAAAACACACCACCTCGCTGGCCGAACACCCCGACCACACCGGCGCCGTCGAAGCCCTGATGGTCGAATTGCGCGCCCACGGCCTCGATTCCAAAATCGGCGCCATCGGCCACCGCGTGGTCAGCGGCGGCGAGCTTTACAGCGAATCGATTGTGGTAGACGATGATGTTATTGCCGGCATTGAAAAATGCATTCCGCTGGCACCGCTGCACAACCCCGCCCACCTGCTGGGCTTGCGCGCCGCCATCGATATTTTCAAAGGCCTGCCCAACGTGGTTGTGTTCGACACCGCCTTTCACCAAACCATGCCCGAACACGCCTACACCTACGCCGTGCCGCACGAGCTCTACACCAAATACGGCCTGCGCCGCTACGGCGCACACGGCACCAGCTACCGCTTTGTGGCCGATGAAACCGCCCGCTTTTTGGGCGAAGACAAACAATCATTGCGCATGGTCATCGCCCATCTGGGCAACGGCGCCTCTATCGCCGCCGTATCCGAAGGCAAATGCCAAGACACCAGCATGGGCTTAACACCGCTCGAAGGCTTGGTAATGGGCACCCGCAGCGGCGACATCGACCCGAGCGTGTTTTCATTTTTAGCGCAAAATGCCAATATGAACATCACCCAAATCACCGACATGCTCAACAAAAAATCCGGCCTGCTCGGCATTTCCGGCCTTTCCAACGACTGCCGCACCATTGAAGAAGAAGCCGGCAAAGGCCACAAAGGCGCACAACTGGCGCTGGAAATTTTCGCCTACCGCCTTGCCAAATACGTTGCCAGCATGAGCGTGGCTTCAGGCGGCATTGATGCCCTGGTGTTTACCGGCGGCATCGGCGAAAACTCCAACCTCATCCGCAGCAAAGTCATCGGCTATCTGGGCTTCCTCGGTCTCACCGAAGATGCCAAAGCCAACGAAGATGCACGTTTCGGCAACGCCGGCGTGATTACCACCGCCGAGAGCAAAGTCAAAGCCGTGGTGATTCCCACCAACGAAGAATTGATGATCGCCCACGATACCGCCCGCCTGACCGGCCTGTAA
- a CDS encoding DHA2 family efflux MFS transporter permease subunit, giving the protein MNTQAPASPPSRWLPLLLAVAIFMQMLDTTILNTALPKMAADLNESPLNMQSAVIAYALTLALLIPLSGYLVDRFGTKKVFIASMALFMLGSAMCAAAPNLPMLIVARVVQGIGGSMLVPVPRLTLLRVYDKSQLLNAINYAVMPALLGPILGPLVGGYLVDYASWHWIFLLNLPIGALGMFMALKIMPDVKGEKNQLDLVGFVLFAAGATALSLSVEMVTHPGAAIFSLLLAAGSGAAAWLYWKHADRDDAPLYARNLFQVRTYRLGLAGNLFSRLGMSSVPFLLPLLFQVAFGFSASLSGWLIAPIALASLLTKPVIKPIIAHFGYRRVLVANTRILGILIMCLAIPSADTPLWLWMILLLFIGTSNSLQFSAMNTLTIADLRPYQTGSGNSLMAVNQQLAISFGIALGALILNFLSKSSIGTANLHSAFRYTFIYIGAVTFISGWIFTGLHGSDGENLVKKPPKT; this is encoded by the coding sequence ATGAATACACAAGCCCCTGCCTCCCCGCCCTCACGCTGGTTGCCGCTGCTGTTGGCCGTTGCCATTTTCATGCAGATGCTCGACACCACCATTTTAAATACCGCCCTGCCGAAAATGGCGGCCGATCTCAACGAGTCGCCGCTCAATATGCAATCGGCGGTGATTGCCTATGCGCTCACACTGGCGCTGCTGATTCCCCTGAGCGGCTATCTGGTCGACCGCTTCGGCACCAAAAAAGTATTTATCGCCTCGATGGCGCTGTTTATGCTCGGTTCGGCCATGTGCGCCGCAGCGCCGAATCTGCCGATGCTGATTGTGGCGCGGGTGGTGCAAGGCATCGGCGGCTCGATGCTGGTGCCGGTGCCGCGGCTGACACTCTTGCGGGTATACGATAAATCACAACTGCTCAACGCCATCAACTATGCCGTCATGCCCGCCCTGCTCGGCCCGATACTGGGGCCGCTGGTAGGCGGTTATTTGGTCGACTATGCCAGCTGGCACTGGATCTTTCTGCTCAATCTGCCCATCGGTGCGCTCGGCATGTTTATGGCGCTGAAAATCATGCCCGATGTCAAAGGCGAAAAAAACCAGCTTGATTTAGTCGGCTTTGTGCTGTTTGCCGCAGGCGCCACCGCCCTGAGCCTGTCGGTAGAAATGGTCACCCATCCGGGCGCCGCTATATTTTCATTGCTGCTGGCGGCCGGCAGCGGTGCGGCGGCATGGCTGTATTGGAAACACGCCGACCGCGATGATGCGCCCTTATATGCGCGCAATCTTTTTCAAGTGCGCACCTACCGGCTGGGCTTGGCCGGCAATTTGTTCAGCCGCCTGGGCATGAGCTCGGTACCCTTCCTGCTGCCGCTGCTGTTTCAGGTGGCCTTTGGTTTCAGCGCCAGCCTGTCGGGCTGGCTGATTGCGCCGATTGCACTGGCTTCGCTGCTGACCAAGCCCGTGATTAAGCCCATCATCGCCCATTTCGGCTACCGCCGCGTGTTGGTTGCCAACACCCGCATACTGGGCATCTTGATTATGTGTTTGGCTATTCCTTCTGCCGATACGCCCTTATGGCTGTGGATGATTCTGCTGCTCTTTATCGGCACCAGCAATTCATTGCAGTTTTCCGCCATGAACACGCTGACCATTGCCGATTTGCGCCCTTACCAAACCGGCAGCGGCAACAGCCTGATGGCCGTCAACCAGCAGCTGGCCATCAGCTTCGGCATTGCCCTGGGCGCGCTGATTCTGAATTTTTTAAGCAAAAGCAGCATCGGCACCGCCAATCTGCACAGCGCCTTTCGCTACACGTTTATCTATATCGGCGCGGTCACCTTTATTTCCGGCTGGATTTTTACCGGACTGCACGGCAGTGACGGTGAAAATCTGGTGAAAAAACCACCGAAAACCTGA
- a CDS encoding phospholipase D family protein, translating into MNRILIRLLLPALLAGCQTLPTLDNRSVSRYIDIASAPRLEAALKPAVPDTADTPAGTSGIYLLGDAHDAFVARATLIESADHTLDLQYYIWHNDVSGKLLFNMLYRAADRGVRVRLLLDDNNTNGLDNVLAALDSHANIEIRLFNPFITRKWRALGYLTDFPRLNRRMHNKSLTADNKATIIGGRNIGDEYFNVSQDTAFADLDILATGSVVSQVSQDFDRYWASQSAYPLARIITKVDIQTGFNQLAGNDSSKAHILARYRRDLEQSGLYHAIETNQVPWTQAQTQLISDDPAKGLDRSRDKPSIGEKLSEALGMPEKEIYLVSPYFVPTKEGSKALAELVQEDIGVTVLTNSLQATDVAAVHSGYAKYRKPLLKAGVALYELKPNHAVPASRDRGLTGSSSTSLHAKTFIVDQERVFIGSLNLDPRSARLNTEMGVVIKSPEIAAAMQRTLADTTPQYAYKVTLNRRGKLQWQDPESGETLKKEPEAGFWKRLTVKILSILPIEGLL; encoded by the coding sequence ATGAACCGCATCCTCATCCGTCTGCTTCTGCCCGCCCTGCTTGCCGGCTGCCAAACCCTGCCCACGCTCGACAACCGCAGCGTGAGCCGCTATATCGACATCGCCTCCGCGCCCCGGCTCGAAGCCGCATTAAAACCGGCCGTACCCGACACAGCCGACACGCCCGCCGGCACATCGGGCATTTATCTGCTCGGTGATGCCCACGATGCCTTTGTCGCGCGCGCCACCTTGATCGAATCGGCCGACCACACCCTCGATTTGCAATACTATATCTGGCACAACGACGTATCCGGCAAACTGCTGTTCAACATGCTCTACCGCGCCGCCGACCGCGGCGTGCGCGTGCGCCTGCTGCTCGACGACAACAACACCAACGGGCTAGACAACGTATTGGCCGCGCTCGACAGCCATGCCAATATCGAAATCCGCCTGTTCAACCCCTTTATCACCCGCAAATGGCGCGCGCTGGGCTACCTCACCGACTTTCCCCGCCTCAACCGGCGCATGCACAACAAATCGCTCACCGCCGACAACAAAGCCACCATCATCGGCGGGCGCAACATCGGCGACGAATATTTCAACGTCAGCCAAGACACCGCCTTTGCCGATCTCGATATTCTCGCCACCGGCAGCGTAGTCAGCCAAGTATCACAAGATTTCGACCGCTACTGGGCCAGCCAGTCGGCCTACCCGCTGGCGCGCATCATCACAAAAGTCGATATTCAAACAGGCTTTAACCAGCTTGCCGGCAACGACAGCAGCAAAGCCCACATCCTCGCCCGCTACCGCCGCGATCTGGAACAATCCGGCCTCTACCACGCCATCGAAACCAACCAAGTGCCGTGGACACAAGCACAAACCCAGCTCATCAGCGACGACCCCGCCAAAGGTCTTGACCGCAGCCGCGACAAACCCTCGATCGGCGAAAAACTGTCTGAAGCCTTAGGCATGCCCGAAAAAGAAATCTACCTGGTTTCCCCCTATTTCGTGCCCACCAAAGAAGGCAGCAAAGCCCTGGCCGAGCTGGTGCAGGAAGACATCGGCGTTACCGTGCTCACCAACTCCCTGCAAGCCACCGATGTGGCCGCCGTGCATTCGGGCTATGCCAAATACCGCAAGCCGCTGCTCAAAGCCGGCGTAGCCCTTTACGAGCTCAAGCCCAACCACGCCGTGCCCGCCAGCCGCGACCGCGGCCTCACCGGCAGCTCCTCCACCAGCCTGCACGCCAAAACCTTTATCGTCGACCAAGAGCGCGTGTTTATCGGCTCACTCAACCTCGACCCGCGCTCGGCACGCCTCAACACCGAAATGGGCGTAGTGATTAAAAGCCCCGAAATCGCCGCCGCCATGCAGCGCACACTTGCCGACACCACACCGCAATACGCCTATAAAGTTACCCTCAACCGCCGCGGCAAACTACAATGGCAAGACCCCGAAAGCGGCGAAACCCTCAAAAAAGAACCGGAAGCCGGCTTTTGGAAACGCCTGACCGTGAAAATATTATCCATATTGCCGATCGAAGGCTTGCTATAG
- a CDS encoding C40 family peptidase, translating to MNNLLKAALLAAPLSLLAACGSSHKSQPKASSAQARKIQPVRITHIDRDLGAQELMLQSISLIGTPYKYGGSNTATGFDCSGMIQYVYQNALGVSLPRTARDMAAASRPIAQSRLKTGDLVFFNTGGSSKYSHVGLYIGNGEFIHAPSSNGTIRTEKLSSSYFSKRFVGAHTFF from the coding sequence ATGAATAATCTGCTCAAAGCCGCCCTACTCGCCGCCCCCTTAAGCCTGCTCGCCGCCTGCGGCAGCAGCCACAAAAGCCAACCGAAAGCCTCATCGGCTCAAGCGCGTAAAATACAGCCCGTGCGCATCACCCATATCGACCGCGATCTCGGTGCGCAAGAATTGATGCTGCAAAGCATCAGCCTGATCGGCACGCCCTACAAATACGGCGGCAGCAACACCGCTACCGGTTTCGATTGCAGCGGCATGATTCAATATGTTTATCAAAACGCATTGGGCGTCAGCCTGCCCCGCACCGCCCGCGACATGGCCGCCGCCTCACGGCCGATTGCCCAAAGCCGTCTGAAAACCGGCGATTTGGTGTTTTTCAACACCGGCGGCAGCAGCAAATATTCACACGTCGGGCTTTATATCGGCAACGGCGAATTCATCCACGCCCCTTCCAGCAACGGCACCATCCGCACCGAAAAACTCAGCAGCAGCTATTTTTCCAAACGCTTTGTCGGCGCGCATACTTTTTTCTGA